In one Novosphingobium humi genomic region, the following are encoded:
- a CDS encoding alginate export family protein, with protein MERAVRKLALLALPGALLAAGHASAQPAREAWQAPTLSITRYDEDWSDLADAEKRAHHWTGPFKYIPIADDVWLSTGTELRLRSESLSGNQWGTAPDQTYLWARALPYADLHAGRFRAFVQPMATFATGVEPAASPTDQSRLDLLQGFAEADLGPVTLRGGRQMISLGTERLVGTRYGPNTPLAFDGARAVVRIGAASVSLLALHPVQAGLRDFDDHTSAAKGLWGAYAVLPGWDVYYLAYRNRNARFGGITGREMRHSIGLRSHGTRGQLHWNVEGVAQFGHFEGQNSGVQTIGAWTLGTEVGLALPHAMDATMRVNIISGDGKAGDGHLGTFNALFPKGKYFGELSPVGPANIVNLNPRFSAQVAPKVSASLAAMVFWRYSRGDGVYDIPGNLIRAAGAGHSRFIGGGGEATVAWQATPELELSSSFSVFAPGAFLRETGSTRTTTMLGLQANFRF; from the coding sequence ATGGAACGGGCCGTGCGTAAACTTGCCCTCCTCGCGCTGCCGGGCGCCTTGTTGGCCGCAGGCCACGCCTCGGCCCAACCGGCGCGCGAGGCATGGCAGGCCCCCACCCTTTCGATCACCCGCTATGACGAGGACTGGTCCGATCTGGCCGATGCGGAAAAGCGCGCCCATCATTGGACCGGCCCATTCAAATATATCCCGATCGCGGATGATGTCTGGCTCTCGACCGGCACCGAACTGAGGCTGCGCAGCGAGAGCCTGAGCGGCAACCAATGGGGCACGGCGCCCGACCAGACCTATCTGTGGGCGCGCGCCCTGCCCTATGCCGACCTGCATGCGGGCCGTTTCCGCGCCTTTGTGCAACCCATGGCCACATTCGCCACCGGCGTCGAACCTGCGGCCAGCCCCACCGACCAGAGCCGCCTCGACCTGCTCCAAGGCTTTGCCGAGGCCGATCTTGGCCCCGTCACCCTGCGCGGCGGGCGGCAGATGATCTCGCTGGGCACAGAGCGGCTGGTCGGCACACGCTATGGCCCCAACACGCCGCTGGCCTTTGACGGGGCGCGGGCGGTGGTGCGCATCGGCGCGGCCTCGGTCAGCCTGCTGGCGCTGCATCCGGTGCAGGCGGGCCTGCGCGATTTCGATGATCACACTTCGGCCGCCAAGGGCCTGTGGGGCGCCTATGCGGTGCTGCCCGGCTGGGATGTCTATTATCTGGCCTATCGCAACCGCAATGCCCGTTTCGGCGGCATCACGGGCCGTGAAATGCGCCATTCCATCGGTTTGCGCAGCCATGGCACGCGCGGCCAATTGCACTGGAACGTCGAGGGCGTGGCCCAATTCGGCCATTTCGAGGGCCAGAACAGCGGGGTCCAGACCATCGGCGCATGGACGCTGGGCACCGAGGTCGGCCTTGCCCTGCCCCATGCGATGGATGCCACCATGCGCGTCAACATCATCAGCGGCGACGGCAAGGCCGGGGACGGCCATCTGGGCACGTTCAACGCGCTGTTTCCCAAGGGCAAATATTTCGGCGAACTGTCCCCTGTCGGCCCGGCCAACATCGTCAACCTCAACCCGCGTTTCAGCGCGCAGGTCGCCCCCAAGGTCTCGGCCAGTCTGGCCGCCATGGTCTTCTGGCGCTATTCGCGCGGCGATGGCGTCTATGACATTCCGGGCAATCTGATCCGGGCCGCAGGCGCCGGCCATTCGCGCTTCATCGGCGGCGGCGGCGAGGCGACCGTGGCATGGCAGGCCACCCCCGAACTGGAATTGTCCTCCTCTTTTTCGGTGTTTGCCCCCGGCGCCTTCCTGCGCGAAACGGGATCGACGCGCACCACCACCATGCTGGGCCTTCAGGCCAATTTCCGCTTCTAA
- a CDS encoding VOC family protein → MKSLAFTIALVLAAPAAAKPVATPDVGVAPQYDTTHVYVPEGDFDRFVASFSATFGGTTSKQGTFQVTPTPSLTKSQLVLTPAGTVSVFGFKTPIPYPFGDERTGYLVTDMDKAVVAARKHGAIRRLNDFPDPIGRDVVIQWPGGVNMQLYWHTATPHYAPLATVPENRIYLTADAADAFLKSWGGYAHAKVTADNRKAPGTEVGQTGKTIRRVSLTSNYGKMVVFVSDGQLPWPYGRDMTGYQVSDLAATLDKAKANGAEVLVAPYSIGTRQTAIVRFPGGYIAEVHQGA, encoded by the coding sequence ATGAAATCTCTTGCTTTTACCATCGCTCTCGTTCTGGCCGCCCCCGCCGCCGCCAAGCCTGTCGCCACCCCTGATGTCGGCGTTGCCCCGCAATATGACACCACCCATGTCTATGTGCCCGAAGGTGATTTCGACCGCTTCGTCGCCAGCTTCTCCGCCACTTTCGGCGGCACCACCAGCAAGCAGGGCACCTTTCAGGTCACACCCACGCCGTCGCTGACCAAATCGCAACTGGTGCTCACCCCTGCGGGCACGGTGTCGGTGTTCGGGTTCAAAACGCCGATCCCCTATCCCTTTGGCGATGAGCGCACCGGCTATCTGGTGACGGATATGGACAAGGCCGTGGTGGCCGCGCGCAAACATGGCGCGATCCGCCGGTTGAACGACTTTCCCGATCCCATCGGCCGCGACGTCGTCATCCAATGGCCGGGCGGGGTCAACATGCAGCTCTATTGGCACACCGCCACGCCGCATTACGCGCCGCTGGCCACCGTGCCGGAAAACCGCATCTATCTGACGGCTGACGCGGCCGATGCTTTCCTCAAAAGCTGGGGCGGCTATGCCCATGCCAAAGTCACCGCCGACAACCGCAAGGCCCCCGGCACCGAAGTTGGCCAGACCGGCAAGACCATCCGCCGCGTTTCGCTGACCAGCAATTATGGCAAGATGGTGGTGTTCGTCTCGGACGGCCAATTGCCCTGGCCCTATGGCCGCGACATGACCGGCTATCAGGTTTCTGATCTGGCCGCCACGCTCGACAAGGCCAAGGCCAATGGGGCCGAGGTTCTGGTCGCCCCCTATAGCATCGGCACCCGCCAGACCGCGATTGTCCGCTTCCCCGGCGGCTATATCGCCGAAGTGCATCAGGGCGCATAA
- a CDS encoding dihydrolipoamide acetyltransferase family protein: MSLYQFRLPDIGEGIAEAEIAVWYVKPGDHVAEDQCLVDVMTDKATVDMTSPVAGKVLAIHGAVGEMMAVGAVLVEIEVAGEGEGEAAVQPEPEPEPAPEPLTRATFEPETAAPLAAPATRHRARELGIALESVAGSGPGGRITPEDLEAHARKAARARPAPRDGATDIPITGLRRKIAERMEQAHQRIPQITYVEECDLTELEALRDEMNREGGDRLTLLPFFIRAMVRALPDFPQVNAHYDDEQGVLRQYAGVHVGVAVQTPHGLMVPVIRHAETLDIRACARELARLSGAARDGSIGREELSGSTITITSLGPLGGIATTPIINHPEVAIIGPNRIVERPVVQGPFVALRKVMNLSSSFDHRIVDGHDAARFIQSIRRMLEHPALLFMD, encoded by the coding sequence ATGAGCCTTTATCAATTCCGCCTGCCCGACATTGGCGAGGGCATTGCCGAGGCCGAAATCGCGGTCTGGTATGTGAAGCCGGGCGATCATGTGGCTGAGGACCAGTGTCTGGTCGATGTGATGACCGACAAGGCAACGGTGGACATGACATCGCCCGTTGCGGGCAAGGTGCTGGCCATTCACGGCGCGGTGGGCGAGATGATGGCGGTGGGCGCGGTTCTGGTCGAGATCGAGGTGGCGGGCGAGGGCGAGGGAGAGGCGGCGGTCCAGCCGGAACCGGAGCCGGAACCGGCGCCCGAACCTTTGACCCGAGCGACCTTCGAGCCGGAAACCGCTGCTCCTCTGGCCGCGCCTGCCACGCGCCACCGCGCGCGTGAATTGGGCATTGCGCTGGAATCTGTGGCGGGAAGCGGGCCGGGCGGGCGCATCACGCCCGAGGATCTGGAAGCCCATGCCCGCAAGGCCGCACGCGCGCGCCCCGCCCCGCGTGATGGGGCAACCGACATCCCGATCACCGGCCTGCGCCGCAAGATCGCCGAAAGGATGGAGCAGGCCCATCAACGCATTCCCCAGATCACCTATGTCGAGGAATGCGATCTGACCGAGCTGGAGGCGCTGCGCGATGAAATGAACAGGGAGGGTGGGGACAGGCTGACCCTGCTGCCCTTCTTCATTCGGGCAATGGTCCGCGCCTTGCCCGATTTTCCGCAGGTTAACGCGCATTATGACGATGAACAGGGCGTGCTGCGGCAATATGCCGGGGTGCATGTGGGCGTCGCGGTCCAGACTCCCCATGGCCTGATGGTGCCGGTCATCCGCCATGCCGAAACGCTCGACATCCGCGCCTGCGCCCGCGAACTGGCGCGGCTGAGCGGGGCCGCGCGCGACGGCAGCATCGGCCGCGAGGAATTGAGCGGATCGACGATTACGATCACCTCGCTCGGGCCGCTGGGCGGCATTGCCACCACGCCGATCATCAACCATCCCGAAGTGGCGATCATCGGCCCCAACCGCATCGTTGAGCGCCCGGTGGTTCAGGGGCCTTTCGTGGCGCTGCGCAAGGTGATGAACCTGTCGAGCTCGTTTGATCACCGCATCGTCGATGGCCATGATGCGGCGCGCTTTATCCAGAGCATCCGCCGTATGCTCGAACATCCCGCGCTGCTGTTTATGGACTAG
- a CDS encoding YoaK family protein — protein MRSSSSPLPGLLLVLSATTGLVDAVSVLGLGKVFTANMTGNVVFLGFAAVGTPGFAVKPYLVALLTFLIGALVAGRIGQSLGKRPLRQWLLAAAGIEGGLLGLAAICALASAPWIDAIIALTALAMGFRNATIRMLKVPDLTTTVLTLTLTGIAADSPLAGGTGPNLPRRIAAVASIFAGAAAGALMVTHWGLALPLALAAGMVVLGTMLCVAHPAAALVHNP, from the coding sequence ATGCGATCCTCCTCTTCTCCGCTGCCCGGCCTGCTCCTGGTGCTTTCGGCCACGACGGGCCTTGTCGATGCCGTCTCGGTGCTTGGTCTGGGCAAGGTGTTTACCGCCAATATGACCGGCAATGTCGTCTTTCTGGGCTTTGCAGCTGTTGGCACGCCCGGTTTTGCCGTCAAACCCTATCTGGTGGCGCTGCTGACCTTTCTGATCGGCGCGCTGGTGGCCGGGCGGATCGGCCAGTCTCTGGGCAAGCGTCCCTTGCGCCAATGGTTGCTGGCCGCCGCCGGGATCGAGGGCGGACTGCTGGGGCTGGCGGCGATCTGCGCGCTGGCATCGGCCCCCTGGATCGACGCGATCATCGCGCTCACCGCGCTGGCCATGGGCTTTCGCAATGCCACGATCCGGATGCTCAAAGTGCCCGATCTGACCACCACCGTGCTCACCCTGACGCTGACCGGAATTGCCGCCGATTCCCCGCTGGCGGGGGGCACCGGCCCCAATCTGCCCCGCCGCATCGCCGCTGTGGCCAGCATCTTTGCGGGCGCTGCGGCCGGCGCGCTGATGGTCACGCACTGGGGGCTTGCCTTGCCTCTTGCGCTGGCTGCAGGCATGGTGGTGCTGGGCACGATGCTCTGCGTGGCCCACCCCGCCGCAGCCCTTGTTCACAATCCCTGA
- a CDS encoding GNAT family N-acetyltransferase, translating into MSAPSAADVRHNPALNRFELPIEGEALAICVYRRDEEGRYVLLHTEVPDDYAGQGLASTLAKGLFAMARAQGFSLVLRCPYMAAWYARHPDYADVVAG; encoded by the coding sequence ATGTCCGCCCCCTCTGCCGCTGACGTCCGCCACAATCCGGCGCTGAACCGCTTTGAACTGCCCATCGAGGGCGAGGCGCTGGCCATCTGCGTCTATCGCCGCGACGAGGAGGGGCGCTATGTCCTGCTCCATACCGAGGTGCCCGATGACTATGCCGGACAGGGTCTGGCCTCGACGCTGGCCAAGGGCCTGTTCGCCATGGCCCGCGCGCAGGGTTTCTCGCTGGTGCTGCGCTGTCCCTATATGGCGGCATGGTATGCGCGCCACCCTGACTATGCCGATGTCGTGGCCGGTTGA
- a CDS encoding DoxX family protein, translating into MDTRRDPVLIDAILEWPVTWTIARLALVGPYLLGGVVKLTDLPAAAAEQAHFGLNPPALWAAITIAVELIGPVLVLSGRLVWLGAGMLGVFTLLAACVANAFWAMPAGQDRFMATNAFFEHIGLIGGFVLVALVSERAQRRDGTGRA; encoded by the coding sequence ATGGATACGCGCCGTGATCCCGTCCTGATCGACGCCATTCTGGAATGGCCCGTCACATGGACCATCGCCCGCCTCGCGCTGGTCGGCCCCTATCTGCTGGGCGGGGTGGTCAAGCTGACCGACCTGCCCGCCGCTGCGGCAGAGCAGGCGCATTTCGGGCTGAACCCGCCCGCGCTCTGGGCCGCGATCACGATTGCGGTCGAACTGATCGGGCCGGTGCTGGTGCTCTCGGGGCGGCTGGTCTGGCTGGGCGCGGGCATGCTTGGGGTGTTCACCCTGCTGGCAGCCTGCGTGGCCAATGCCTTCTGGGCGATGCCCGCCGGACAGGACCGCTTCATGGCCACCAATGCCTTTTTCGAACATATCGGCCTGATCGGCGGCTTTGTGCTGGTCGCGCTGGTGTCGGAACGGGCGCAGCGCCGTGATGGAACGGGCCGTGCGTAA
- a CDS encoding alpha-ketoacid dehydrogenase subunit beta has product MPVMNMVQALNNALDEKLGADPDVLIFGEDVGYFGGVFRVTDGLQAKHGLTRCFDTPIAEGGIIATAIGMGAYGLRPVVEIQFADYILPAFDQLVSEAARLRYRSNGEFWAPLTVRTPYGGGIFGGQTHSQSPEAIFTHVVGLKTVVPSNPYDAKGLLIAAIEDDDPVIILEPKRIYNGPFDGHHDRPLKTWAGHPMAEVPEGLYRVPLGKAAVVREGRDVTVLAYGTMVHVALAGIEEAGVDAELLDLRSLVPLDIDAIVASVRKTGRCVVLHEASRFGGFGGELLALVQERCFDHLKAPIDRVAGWDTPYPHAFEWDYFPGPARLMAALRRVMEY; this is encoded by the coding sequence ATGCCGGTGATGAATATGGTTCAGGCGCTCAACAATGCGCTGGACGAGAAACTGGGGGCCGATCCCGATGTGCTGATCTTTGGCGAGGATGTCGGCTATTTCGGCGGGGTGTTCCGCGTGACCGACGGGCTTCAGGCCAAACATGGGCTGACGCGCTGTTTCGACACGCCGATTGCCGAAGGAGGCATCATCGCCACGGCCATCGGCATGGGAGCCTATGGGTTGCGCCCGGTGGTGGAGATCCAGTTTGCCGATTACATCCTGCCCGCCTTTGACCAGTTGGTCAGTGAGGCGGCGCGGCTGCGCTATCGCTCGAACGGCGAGTTCTGGGCGCCGCTGACCGTGCGCACGCCCTATGGCGGCGGCATTTTCGGCGGCCAGACGCACAGCCAGAGTCCGGAGGCGATCTTTACCCATGTGGTGGGGCTCAAAACCGTGGTGCCGTCCAACCCCTATGACGCCAAGGGCCTGCTGATCGCGGCAATCGAGGATGATGATCCGGTCATCATCCTCGAACCCAAGCGGATCTATAACGGCCCCTTTGACGGGCATCACGACAGGCCGCTGAAAACATGGGCCGGGCATCCGATGGCCGAGGTTCCCGAAGGGCTCTACCGCGTACCGCTGGGCAAGGCGGCGGTGGTGCGTGAGGGGCGCGATGTCACCGTGCTGGCCTATGGCACGATGGTCCATGTCGCGCTGGCGGGCATCGAAGAGGCCGGGGTGGATGCCGAACTGCTCGACCTGCGCTCGCTGGTGCCGCTCGATATTGATGCCATCGTGGCCTCGGTGCGCAAGACCGGGCGCTGCGTGGTCCTGCATGAAGCCTCGCGCTTTGGCGGTTTCGGGGGCGAATTGTTGGCGCTGGTCCAGGAGCGCTGTTTTGATCATCTCAAAGCCCCCATCGACCGCGTTGCCGGTTGGGACACGCCCTATCCGCATGCTTTTGAATGGGACTATTTTCCCGGCCCGGCGCGCCTGATGGCCGCGCTGCGCCGCGTGATGGAGTATTGA
- a CDS encoding thiamine pyrophosphate-dependent enzyme — protein sequence MDNQPRLTLHIPEPPARPGDHPDFGGMKLPKAGETMRPDVDAAEPTMRDMPFGMIRVLDDGHRAVGPWDPHLDVDVLHRGLRAMMLTRAFDDRLFRAHRQGKTSFYMKSTGEEAIAVAQSLMLGARDMCFPTYRVVGWLMARNYPLLDLVNQIFSNAGDPLRGRQLPILYSARDYGFYSISGNLGSRFGHAVGWAMASAYKGDDRIALAYVGEGTTAEGGFHEAITFASVYRAPVILCVTNNQWAISSFSGIAGANETTFAAKALAYGIPGLRVDGNDFLAVWAATQWAAQRARLNLGATLIELFTYRAAGHSTADDPAKYRPADEARQWPLGDPIDRLRDHLIALGEWDEERHAALQSALDEEVRAAVRAGEAIGTLGKSKPDLASMFEDVFKDPDWRVLEQRREMGV from the coding sequence ATGGATAATCAACCCCGGCTCACCCTGCATATTCCCGAGCCCCCGGCCCGCCCCGGCGACCACCCCGATTTTGGCGGAATGAAGCTGCCCAAGGCTGGCGAAACCATGCGGCCCGATGTCGATGCCGCCGAACCCACCATGCGCGACATGCCCTTTGGCATGATCCGCGTGCTGGATGATGGCCATCGCGCCGTGGGTCCGTGGGACCCGCATCTGGATGTTGATGTGCTGCATCGGGGCCTGCGCGCGATGATGCTGACGCGGGCCTTTGATGATCGCCTGTTTCGCGCCCACCGTCAGGGCAAGACCAGCTTTTACATGAAATCCACCGGCGAGGAGGCGATTGCCGTGGCGCAGTCGCTGATGCTGGGCGCGCGCGACATGTGCTTTCCCACCTATCGCGTGGTCGGCTGGCTGATGGCGCGGAACTATCCGCTGCTCGATCTGGTCAACCAGATCTTCTCCAATGCGGGCGATCCGTTGCGCGGGCGACAATTGCCGATCCTCTATTCGGCCCGCGATTATGGGTTCTATTCGATCTCGGGCAATCTGGGCAGCCGGTTTGGCCATGCGGTGGGCTGGGCGATGGCCTCGGCCTATAAGGGCGATGACCGGATCGCACTGGCCTATGTCGGCGAAGGCACCACGGCCGAGGGCGGATTTCACGAGGCGATCACCTTTGCCAGCGTCTATCGCGCGCCGGTGATCCTGTGCGTGACCAACAACCAATGGGCGATCTCCAGCTTTTCCGGCATCGCGGGGGCCAATGAAACCACCTTTGCGGCCAAGGCGCTGGCCTATGGCATTCCGGGCCTGCGGGTGGACGGCAATGATTTTCTGGCGGTCTGGGCGGCCACGCAATGGGCGGCGCAGCGCGCAAGGCTGAACCTTGGCGCAACGCTGATCGAATTGTTCACCTATCGCGCGGCGGGTCATTCCACCGCCGATGATCCGGCCAAATACCGCCCCGCCGACGAGGCGCGGCAATGGCCGCTGGGCGATCCGATAGACCGGCTGCGCGACCATCTGATCGCCTTGGGCGAGTGGGACGAGGAGCGCCACGCGGCCCTGCAATCCGCGCTGGACGAGGAGGTGCGCGCCGCCGTCCGCGCGGGCGAGGCCATCGGCACGCTGGGCAAATCCAAGCCTGACCTCGCCTCGATGTTCGAGGATGTGTTTAAGGATCCGGACTGGCGCGTGCTCGAACAGCGCCGCGAAATGGGGGTCTGA
- a CDS encoding sensor histidine kinase, giving the protein MRAWLLFLAALAAPQVPARSALAQPEARIDTAPPGYAPPGYALRAWGPESGAPTDIRTIAQTPDGFLWLGTGNGLYRFDGLSFERIEPVVYERRRSATILTMAVASDGALWVGRDYGGVSVWRNGRLEDLPRDQQVKGAVQAITAGPNGDVWIATIGGLGPQLHLFRHGRWSLISPQTGLQDESIDHLVVARDAALWIAQGASVSRIAPGGLRPELVLRHPAYPATLAQDDAGAVWMTSAKGIERLGKEPMIRPLPSTVPAPGLFQHGGLIFADGAAWLSGYRDGMMLAARGAPARLMSMAITVLFRDAEGSLWGGGADGLIRLRRSDVIRVALPGAPTTGFALGGAPDAPLYLGTDSGVVGIENGRPRLIHPGGYITAICAGQKGELLAMAQTKGYVRQGGRWRYLPPPPDAAPTGSCAVTSDGRILNIVGNLNIAQLEGGRWKGWQPAQDWQFGVSDGQKGLFTLRPTTSLTHLTPTGQSEIWNRDQIATGFMRMLRPFGPDLYVGGEQGLARMRGGRTVTLDARHHPWLAEITGIAVGRDRVWIISGAGIADVERGRWDAAFAHPEQAIPHRLHGDHEGIHARRDVYWAANDAGIDAQGRPWFVTNRGLVRIAPEGGAAPAPAPPVLIRSLEADGRVYHGDGAALPAGTRRVQIEAAALSLIDPARNLYRYRLSGIDRDWVQTDARTIAYTGLAPGRYVMEVMAANADGRWSTRAARVTFSIAPYFWQTWWFAALAGLALGVAVWAGLRWRIRAATQAVRQRIEDRLVVHQHIARELHDTLLQGFQGLMLRFQSTLERLPHDHPARLELEATLERADDVLIEGRDKVRELRAAGEPVDLAALLRALAAARLEDGPVWDLRITGKPRRVCAPVADEIEAIASEALFNARRHAQAGRIIITISFARDSLHLSVADDGVGLDREVLAQGGRPGHFGLIHMRERAAALGAKFDMGDARPHGTVMTLTIPARIAFREVKWSF; this is encoded by the coding sequence TTGAGGGCATGGTTGCTGTTTCTGGCCGCGCTGGCGGCTCCGCAGGTTCCGGCGCGCTCTGCACTGGCGCAGCCTGAGGCCCGGATTGACACGGCCCCGCCCGGCTATGCCCCGCCCGGCTATGCCCTGCGCGCATGGGGGCCGGAAAGCGGCGCCCCCACCGATATACGCACCATCGCGCAAACGCCCGACGGCTTCCTGTGGCTGGGCACGGGCAACGGCCTCTATCGCTTTGACGGGCTGAGCTTTGAAAGGATCGAGCCGGTCGTCTATGAGCGCCGCCGGTCCGCCACGATCCTGACCATGGCGGTTGCGTCCGATGGCGCGCTGTGGGTGGGGCGCGATTATGGCGGCGTGTCGGTCTGGCGCAACGGGAGGCTGGAGGATCTGCCGCGCGACCAGCAGGTCAAAGGCGCGGTGCAGGCCATTACCGCCGGGCCGAACGGCGATGTCTGGATCGCCACGATCGGTGGGCTGGGGCCGCAACTGCATCTTTTTCGCCACGGTCGCTGGTCGCTGATCTCGCCGCAAACCGGGCTTCAGGACGAGAGCATCGACCATCTGGTGGTGGCGCGCGACGCCGCGCTGTGGATCGCGCAGGGCGCATCGGTCTCGCGCATCGCACCGGGCGGGTTGCGGCCCGAACTGGTGCTGCGCCATCCCGCCTATCCCGCCACGCTGGCGCAGGATGATGCAGGCGCGGTCTGGATGACCAGCGCCAAGGGGATCGAGCGGTTGGGCAAAGAGCCGATGATCCGGCCGCTGCCCTCGACCGTTCCGGCGCCCGGTCTGTTTCAGCATGGCGGCCTGATCTTCGCCGATGGCGCGGCATGGCTTTCGGGCTATCGCGACGGCATGATGCTGGCCGCGCGCGGCGCCCCGGCCCGGCTGATGTCAATGGCGATCACGGTGCTGTTCCGCGACGCCGAAGGGTCGCTGTGGGGCGGAGGCGCGGACGGCCTGATACGGCTGCGCCGGTCGGATGTGATCCGCGTGGCCCTGCCCGGCGCGCCCACCACCGGCTTTGCACTGGGCGGGGCGCCGGATGCGCCGCTCTATCTGGGCACGGATTCGGGCGTGGTCGGCATCGAGAATGGCCGCCCGCGCCTGATCCATCCGGGCGGCTACATCACCGCGATCTGCGCAGGCCAAAAGGGCGAGCTGCTGGCCATGGCGCAGACCAAGGGCTATGTCCGGCAGGGCGGGCGCTGGCGCTATCTGCCCCCGCCGCCCGACGCCGCCCCCACGGGCAGTTGCGCCGTCACCAGCGACGGGCGGATCCTCAACATCGTCGGCAATCTCAACATCGCCCAATTGGAGGGCGGGCGCTGGAAAGGATGGCAACCGGCGCAGGACTGGCAATTCGGCGTTTCGGACGGGCAAAAGGGCCTCTTCACCCTGCGCCCCACCACCAGCCTCACGCACCTGACCCCCACCGGCCAAAGCGAGATATGGAACCGCGATCAGATCGCCACGGGTTTCATGCGGATGCTGCGCCCGTTTGGCCCGGACCTCTATGTCGGGGGCGAACAGGGGCTGGCGCGGATGCGGGGCGGGCGGACCGTCACGCTCGATGCGCGCCATCATCCCTGGCTGGCGGAAATCACGGGCATCGCGGTGGGGCGCGACCGGGTCTGGATCATCAGCGGCGCGGGCATCGCCGATGTCGAGCGCGGACGATGGGATGCCGCCTTTGCCCATCCCGAACAAGCCATCCCCCATCGTCTGCACGGCGATCACGAAGGCATCCATGCCAGGCGCGATGTCTATTGGGCGGCCAATGACGCCGGGATCGACGCGCAGGGCCGGCCATGGTTCGTAACCAACCGGGGGCTGGTGCGTATCGCCCCCGAAGGCGGCGCGGCGCCCGCCCCCGCGCCGCCGGTGCTGATCCGCTCGCTGGAGGCCGATGGCCGGGTCTATCATGGCGATGGTGCGGCGCTGCCCGCGGGGACAAGGCGGGTTCAGATCGAAGCAGCGGCGCTCAGCCTGATCGATCCGGCGCGCAATCTCTATCGCTATCGGCTCAGCGGTATTGACCGCGACTGGGTGCAAACCGACGCGCGGACCATCGCCTATACCGGGTTGGCGCCGGGGCGCTATGTGATGGAGGTGATGGCCGCCAATGCCGATGGCCGGTGGAGCACGCGGGCAGCGCGGGTGACTTTCTCGATCGCCCCCTATTTCTGGCAGACATGGTGGTTTGCCGCGCTGGCCGGGCTGGCTCTGGGGGTGGCGGTCTGGGCAGGTCTGCGCTGGCGCATCCGCGCGGCCACGCAGGCGGTGCGGCAAAGGATCGAGGACCGACTGGTGGTTCACCAGCATATCGCGCGCGAATTGCACGACACTTTGCTCCAAGGCTTTCAGGGCCTGATGCTGCGTTTCCAATCGACGCTCGAACGGCTGCCCCACGATCATCCGGCGCGGCTCGAACTGGAGGCGACGCTGGAGCGGGCCGATGACGTGCTGATCGAGGGGCGCGACAAGGTGCGCGAATTACGCGCGGCGGGCGAACCGGTCGATCTGGCGGCGCTGCTGCGCGCGCTGGCGGCGGCGCGGCTGGAGGATGGGCCGGTCTGGGACTTGCGGATCACGGGCAAGCCCCGCCGCGTATGCGCGCCCGTGGCCGACGAAATCGAGGCCATTGCGAGCGAGGCGCTGTTCAACGCCCGCCGCCATGCGCAGGCGGGCCGGATCATCATCACCATCAGTTTCGCCCGCGACAGCCTGCATCTGAGCGTGGCCGATGACGGCGTGGGACTGGACCGCGAGGTTCTGGCGCAGGGCGGGCGCCCCGGCCATTTCGGCCTGATCCACATGCGCGAGCGCGCGGCCGCGCTGGGCGCAAAATTCGACATGGGCGATGCGCGCCCGCATGGGACGGTCATGACGCTGACCATCCCGGCGCGCATCGCCTTTCGCGAGGTCAAATGGAGCTTTTGA